TATCATTCTTGATTTGATGCTTCCCAAGATGGATGGAATGGACGTATGCAAAACCTTGCGCCAAGAACGCAATAATACGCCGATCTTGATGCTTACAGCGAAAGATGATGAGCTCGACAAGATTTTGGGGCTTGAGCTTGGTGCCGATGATTATTTGACAAAGCCTTTTAGCCCGAGAGAAGTAATTGCTCGCGTGAAAGCCATTCTGCGGCGGTTTCAGAACACGCCAGAAGCAACTACAGGGCATCAAGAGGTGTTGCTCCAATTCGGAGATATTCGCATTTACCCGGAGAAGTACGAGGTGTTCTGTAAAGACGTCAAGGTCGAGCTGACGCCAAAGGAATTCGAGCTGCTCAACTATTTAGCGAGCCACCAAGGGCGTGTACTGACGCGCGATCAATTGTTGAACGCTGTTTGGAACTACGATTTCATCGGGGACTCTCGAATTGTGGACGTTCATGTCAGCCATTTGCGCGAAAAGCTTGAGGATGACACGAAGAACCCGAAATACATTAAAACAGTTCGCGGATTAGGATACAAACTGGAAGGATAACGGAGGATTTACCTTGACTCGCTTTCGAATCAAACTCACTTTGACTATTTTGGGTTTAATCTCTCTCGTACTATTGGTGATGGGCATGTATTTTGCCAAAGTGCTTGAGAATTCCTACCTCCAATCACTGAATGAGCTATTGTCTCGCGAGTCGAAGCTCATCGCTCAGGCGGTCCGATTCCCGGACGTCTTTTCTGATAAGGCGACGTTAGAGGATCGGGTTAAACAAGTAGCGCCAGCAGATGAAGTACGGATCACCATTATCGACAAGGATGGTCAAGTGATGTACGACAACTCCTCCCATTCGGAAGAGATGGAAAACCACCATGACCGACCAGAGATGAAGGCAGCGTTACAAGGAGAAACAGGGATTTCCCGCCGTTTCAGTGAGACGCTCGGCTATGACATGATGTACGTTGCAGTACCTGTTGAACTGAACAACGAAATATTCGGTGTTGTTCGTTCAGCGATGTCAATGAAAGATATTACCGATACGATCCACAAAATGTGGTACAGCTTACTCACTGGTTTATTGGTTACCTTGGTAGTCGGATCGATTGTCGTTTCCCGCATTTCCTTTTCCATTATTCGTCCGATCGAGGAGATCACCCGGGTAGCCCGCAACATTACACAGCGCCAATATGAGAGCCGTGTGAGAATCAAAGCAAAGGATGAGATCGGTCAGCTTGCAGGCGCGATCAACTTCATGGCATCGAGCCTGGAGCAGCAGATGTACGAAATCTCGGAGAATCAGCAGCGCCTGGCAGGGGTGCTGACTAATATGACGAGTGGCGTAATCTTCATTTCAGAGCAACGTCGGATCATGCTGGTCAATCCAGCCGTTGAAAAGCTGTTGGGGACTGCTGGCCATGAGATCGTAGGCAAGCTGCATATCGAGGCAGGCAAAAGCTTTGGGCTTAGCCAATACATCGACAGGTGCCTCGACAGAAGCGAGAAGTTTCGTCAAGAGGTACACATCTATTACCCGCAGGAACGCATTCTTGACGTGAATTTTGCTCCCTATATCAACTTCAAGGGGGAGTCGAGGGGTGTAGTCGTGGTACTGCATGACATCACGGACATTCGTCGCTTGGAGAAGATGCGCAGTGAATTCGTAGCAAACGTATCGCATGAGCTACGTACGCCGATTACCTCGATCAAGGGCTTCACGGAGACCTTGCTTGAAGGCGCGATGCAGGACGAGGAAACATGTCGCAATTTCCTGCAAATCATCTCGGATGAGAGCGAGCGGCTCTACCGAATGATACGCGATATCTTGGATCTCTCCAAAATCGAGCAAAAGCGAATCCCATTGCATCTGGGTCAGGTTCACTTACAGGATTTGATCAGTTCAGCAGTTGCCATTATGCATGACCAGGCACAGCGCAAGGAATTGACGATCACGCTCCCTTCACCGAAGCCAGATATTTGGCTGATGACCGATAAGGATTGCTTGCAGCAGATCATCCTGAATCTGTTGACGAATGCGATCGCCTACACGCAAGAAGGTGGAAAAATCAGCATCAAGACAGAAGCAGACAGCGAAAACATCACTATACAAGTCATGGATACCGGGATTGGCATTCCGGAAAAGGAGCTCACGCGTATCTTTGAGCGGTTTTATCGCGTAGACAAAGCCCGCAGCCGCGATTCAGGTGGAACAGGTTTGGGCCTCGCAATTGTGAAGCATCTCGTGGAAAATTTGCACGGGCATATTAGTGTGGAGAGCAAGGAAGGAAGAGGGACAACCTTCACAGTTACACTCCCCCTTACCTAAAAACAACTGCAAAAAGATTTACACAAACAAAATAGTAGCTTTACTTCTACAATACAATCGCCTTGTACCATTTGACATGTCAGACACAAGAAGGGGGAAGAGGGAAATGTCACGGCATGCTTTTGAAGAACAGCAGGATATACTGCACCGCAAGCTCATGACGATGGGCACATTGGTGGAAGAAGCCATTCATAAATCGATTAAGAGTCTGGTTGAGCGAGATGCCCAACTGGCTGAACAGGTTATCGCAAGCGATCCTGTGATCAATGAGTTGGAGCAAGAAATACAGAGCGATTGCTTCCGTCTCATTGCGCTACAGCAGCCAGTCGGTGGTGACTTGCGACGCTTGGGAACTATGTTGAAGCTGGTGACGGATTTGGAGCGCATGGGTGATCATGCCGTTTCCATTGCCAAGACGACCCGACGCTTGATGGCGGACCCGTACGTGAAACCCCTCATCGATATTCCGATGATGGCTGATCACGTTAAGGCTATGGTGCGTGATTGCTTAAATGCCTATATTGCACGCAACAAAGAAGCGGCAGAAGAGATTGCCTCACGCGACGACATTGTTGATAAACTGTACTCCACGATTTTCCATGATCTGATTGAATTGATGACGAAAAACAGTCAGGCCATTTCGCAAGGAACGCATTTGCTCTTGGTCGCGCAATATTTGGAACGGATTGCCGATCATGTTACGAACATCTGCGAATGGATTATTTATATGTCTACTGGAAAAATGACGGATTTGAATAAATAATGCCCGAATAACAAAAAGCCGCTGTGAGCTATGAATATTAGCTGGCAGCGGTTTTTTCACGGTTGTAGACAGACGCCTATTCTCCCTTTTGTGCATACAATACATCGATTCAATGGCAGCTAGAAGAAGTACAGGAGGGAAAGGGCAATGACCACAAAAGTCCGCCATATATATGCCGCAGGGAATACTGCGCGAGGATACAAGACGTTTTATGACTCCGTATTGGAAGGCTTGGAGCGTGTTTATATTTTGACAGGGACAGTAGAAGGAATTACTTCACCGCTCATAGAGGCGATTGGCAATCAAATAGCACGAGTGACAGATGAAGTGGAGTGGATTCATTCGCCTTTTGTGAACGGGCAGTTTGATGGTGTTATTTTTCCAAAGTATAAAGTGGCGATCATGGATGGAAGCTATCCCCGGATTTGGAGACCAGCTTCTCCCGGTGTAAAGGAAATTCAGGTCAATTTGCAGTCGATGGTCAACATTGATCAGCTGGTGGATGAGAAAGACCAGATTGCCAGTTGGTACGAAGAGATTTTTAGGAAGAGTGAAGAGGCATACCAAGCTTTTGGCGAGGCGCTCCGCATCCACGATGAGTGGGAGGCTCCCTACATTGAGCACCTCAATAGAGAAGAAGCCAATAGTGTTACGGAAGAAGTAAAAGCCTTGTTCTTCGGCGAGGAGCAACTGGAAAAGAAAGCAAAGGTAAGGCGTATGTATTTGGGGGCAGCGACGCCGCAGGGGCCCGTAGATCATATCATGAAGCTGACCGACCATTTGGAGAAGCGCTACTTTATCAAGGGCAGACCAGGCTCTGGCAAGTCTACTATGCTGAAAAAGTTGGTGGAGGAAGCCAAAACACGCGGCTTTGACGTGGAAGTATACCACTGTGGATTAGACCCGCACAGCCTTGATATGGTAATTGTTCCTGAGAAGGGCCTCGCTATTTTTGACAGCACCGCACCTCATGAGTATTTTCCAAGCAAAGAGACAGATGAGGTTATCGATATGTATGAACGGGCAATTGAACCTGGCACAGATGAGGTATACGAAGAAGAGTTAATGGATATTCAGGTCAGATACAAGCAAAAAGTGAAAGAAGCAACGGCGAATCTTCTCGCTGCGAAGGAGCTGCGCGACCAGTTGAACAATGCTTACCAGGAAGCGGTGGACCAGCAACGTCTCAGGGCAGTTACGCAAGCAATTGTCAGCAGACTGACGAAGATGAGCTAATCGAATTCAAGTCGTAGAATGAAACCCGTTCGACTGCTCATACTACAAGAACGGAAGAGGATCGTTGTTGGAGAATGGAGGTGAGCAGCCGGATGGGTTTTGCTATGACGATGGCTCTGTTACTGTTAATCAATCCCCTCGACCCAACGAATTTTTTGCAGGTAGAGATCGAGGGCAAGACAGTAGCTATGCTCAATCGGGCTGATTATGCTCTTCCCTTTGATGGCGTTCCTTTGGTCGATGACAGCAAGCTTGCTCGAATGGTGGAAGAGTTGGCGAAAAAAACATACATCGAGCCGATCAATGCAACGATTAATAACGCCGGGGCCATCGTTCCAGAAGCTAAGGGAAGAAAGCTAGATGATCTAGCATTTCACGCACGTTTTTATGATTATTTTTACGGTGCGGGAGCCGCAAGTATGAATGTCAGCTACAAAGAGATATTCCCGAAGGTAGACAAGGCTCTCATGAGTCAGGTTCGGAAAAAAAGGATCGGACAATATGCGACCTATTTTAATGCAGGCAACCGGAATCGTGTACACAACATCAAGCTTGCCTCGCAGGCGATTAACAATTACGTGGTGTTACCAGGAGAAGTTTTTTCTTTTAATAAGGTAGTGGGCCAGCGTACGAAAGAAAAAGGGTATTTGCAGGCTCCTATCATTGTCAGAGGAGAGCTGTCGGAAGGCATCGGGGGAGGAATCTGCCAAGTATCGTCTACGTTGTTCAATGCGGTAGATCAGGCAGGTCTGCACATTATTCAGCGCTATTCCCACAGTCGAAACGTAGCGTACGTACCTCCAGGTCGAGATGCAACCGTGAGCTGGTACGGCCCTGATTTTGTGTTTCAAAACAAATACGCTTATCCCGTCTTGATTCGTGCGATCGCGAGCAATGGAAGCATGTACGTGACGGTTCACTCTTTTCCAGAAATGGAGCATGAGCCGCGAAATGTACCAAGCGTACGCCGCACGACCCCTGAAGAAGCACCGGATGCTCCATCTATTTTGAATGAAAATGGACCGACAATCCCTTAGAGATGAGAAGGGGTGTCGGTTTTTTTGCTTTTAGTGCGAGGCTACGGTGGGGAGAAGAATATTTCCAGTCTAGGCTCCAGGCTCCGTCCATATGAGGGTTAAGACTGTCCGCTCCGAAGGGATTCGCGGGGAAACGCAAAAGTGGTAGCCGCTACGCCGTATGGGCACGGTTGCGTTTCTGTTGCCCGCGAATCCCTTCTCCGCTCAGTAGGACTCCACAAGTCGCTACGTCTGGAAATATTCTTCTCTAGCGTAACTGCTCACATTCCTCATTCATTTAAGGCTTTTAAAACTCGTTTAAGCACAGAAAGCTCGTAGAGGAAACAGGAGAAAAAAGCGAAGATCTTAGGGACACCGCCCGAGGCGCAATGAAAAAAAGAGAAACAAGCCCTTAGCGTCCACCTCTGAGACGCCCCCTGAATGGACAACTTTGGACGCGTGTTTCGCTTTTTTTCATGGAGCCGGACAGTCAATCCCCCAGCGGGTGGCCCTAGAATCTGAGCGTTTTCTCCTGTTTCCTCCCCAGCACTACAGCAACAACTTGAAGTTCTAATGTATGTAGCTGCGGTGGGGAGAAGAATATTTCCAGTCTAGGCTCCAGACTCCGTCCCGCTGAGGGTTGAGACTGTCCGCTCCGAAGGGATTCGCGGAGAAACGCAAAAGTGGTAGCCGCTACGTCGCGTGGGCACGGTTGCGTTTCTTTTGCCCGCGAATCCCTTCTCCGCTCGGTAGGCCTCCACAAGTCACTACGTCTGGAAATATTCTTCTCTGTCGTAACTGATGATATTTCTTCATTCTTTTAGCTCTTTAAAACTCGTTTGCGAACGGAAAGCTCGTAGAGGAAACAGGAGAAAACAGCGAAGATCTTAGGGACACCGACCGAGACGCAATGTAAAAAGCGAAACACGCTCTTAAGCGTCCACCTCTGAGACGCATCCTGAAAGGACGACTTTGGACGCGGTTTCGCTTTTTCCATGGAGTCGTGCAGTCAATCCCCCAGCGGGTGGCCCTAGAATCTGAGCGTTTTCTCCTGTTTCCTCCCCACCACTACAGCCCATCCCAAGCATGCTTCTAAAAGCTTGCCTAGTTAAAGTTTCACCTAAAGAAATAGTTGCCACGGATAGAAAAACATCGTATAGTTTTCATGTGATAAATTTCGTACACGAAATATTACTTAAGAAAGGAGTGCGTTATGAATAAATCACTGCATATTCGGGACTTGTTAAAACGGTTGAACAAGACTTTTGGCACAATGGCCACAAAAGAACTGTCCCAATATGGTGTGACTGTCCCGCAGCTAATGGTCATTCGAGAAATACATCCTGATCCCAAAACGATCGGTCAGATAAGCAAAGCCGTAGACTTATCCTACAGCACCGTTTCTGGCATCATTGATCGTTTGGAACGAGAACAACTCGTAGAACGTGTACGTGATGAGAATGACCGACGTGTTGTCTGGATTCGTAAAACACCGAAGATTTCCGAGCTGTTCGCAAAAGTTGATTTTTTCTCAGAGAATTTTTACAAGCGTATTTTCCATGGATTTTCCGATGAGGATTTAGACATCATTATTCAGTCGATGGAAACATTGATTGCGAAACTAGAAGAACGAGAAAGTTGAGGAGAAACCATGAAGCGAAAACTGGTTTTGTATGTCATTTTGCTCCTGATCGTGGCAGGTGGTGGAGGAATCGGTTACTACTATTGGTATCAAGGTGCGCATTATGTGACCACACAAGATGCCCGGATTGCGGGAGACATTTATCGGGTCATGCCCAAAATGACAGGCAAACTGACCGGACTCGCTGTCAAAGAAGGCGACACCGTTATAGCGGATCAAATCGTAGGGCAGCAAGATACAAGCAATGTAGCAACGACCATGCTGGAAAACAGCGTGTTGCGTTCCCCCATTACAGGTACGGTGATTAAAACGCAAGCCAAAGAGGGAGAGATTGTTTCAACAGGGCAATCGGTAGCTCTCGTGATTGACGAAAGCAAATTGTACATCTCCGCCAATTTGGAAGAGACTGAGATC
The window above is part of the Brevibacillus brevis NBRC 100599 genome. Proteins encoded here:
- a CDS encoding response regulator transcription factor; this translates as MIKVLVVDDEASIVKLLQFNLEKSGFQVVTAFDGKQALEVVKSEQPDFIILDLMLPKMDGMDVCKTLRQERNNTPILMLTAKDDELDKILGLELGADDYLTKPFSPREVIARVKAILRRFQNTPEATTGHQEVLLQFGDIRIYPEKYEVFCKDVKVELTPKEFELLNYLASHQGRVLTRDQLLNAVWNYDFIGDSRIVDVHVSHLREKLEDDTKNPKYIKTVRGLGYKLEG
- the pnpS gene encoding two-component system histidine kinase PnpS yields the protein MTRFRIKLTLTILGLISLVLLVMGMYFAKVLENSYLQSLNELLSRESKLIAQAVRFPDVFSDKATLEDRVKQVAPADEVRITIIDKDGQVMYDNSSHSEEMENHHDRPEMKAALQGETGISRRFSETLGYDMMYVAVPVELNNEIFGVVRSAMSMKDITDTIHKMWYSLLTGLLVTLVVGSIVVSRISFSIIRPIEEITRVARNITQRQYESRVRIKAKDEIGQLAGAINFMASSLEQQMYEISENQQRLAGVLTNMTSGVIFISEQRRIMLVNPAVEKLLGTAGHEIVGKLHIEAGKSFGLSQYIDRCLDRSEKFRQEVHIYYPQERILDVNFAPYINFKGESRGVVVVLHDITDIRRLEKMRSEFVANVSHELRTPITSIKGFTETLLEGAMQDEETCRNFLQIISDESERLYRMIRDILDLSKIEQKRIPLHLGQVHLQDLISSAVAIMHDQAQRKELTITLPSPKPDIWLMTDKDCLQQIILNLLTNAIAYTQEGGKISIKTEADSENITIQVMDTGIGIPEKELTRIFERFYRVDKARSRDSGGTGLGLAIVKHLVENLHGHISVESKEGRGTTFTVTLPLT
- the phoU gene encoding phosphate signaling complex protein PhoU, with product MSRHAFEEQQDILHRKLMTMGTLVEEAIHKSIKSLVERDAQLAEQVIASDPVINELEQEIQSDCFRLIALQQPVGGDLRRLGTMLKLVTDLERMGDHAVSIAKTTRRLMADPYVKPLIDIPMMADHVKAMVRDCLNAYIARNKEAAEEIASRDDIVDKLYSTIFHDLIELMTKNSQAISQGTHLLLVAQYLERIADHVTNICEWIIYMSTGKMTDLNK
- a CDS encoding PRK06851 family protein → MTTKVRHIYAAGNTARGYKTFYDSVLEGLERVYILTGTVEGITSPLIEAIGNQIARVTDEVEWIHSPFVNGQFDGVIFPKYKVAIMDGSYPRIWRPASPGVKEIQVNLQSMVNIDQLVDEKDQIASWYEEIFRKSEEAYQAFGEALRIHDEWEAPYIEHLNREEANSVTEEVKALFFGEEQLEKKAKVRRMYLGAATPQGPVDHIMKLTDHLEKRYFIKGRPGSGKSTMLKKLVEEAKTRGFDVEVYHCGLDPHSLDMVIVPEKGLAIFDSTAPHEYFPSKETDEVIDMYERAIEPGTDEVYEEELMDIQVRYKQKVKEATANLLAAKELRDQLNNAYQEAVDQQRLRAVTQAIVSRLTKMS
- a CDS encoding VanW family protein gives rise to the protein MGFAMTMALLLLINPLDPTNFLQVEIEGKTVAMLNRADYALPFDGVPLVDDSKLARMVEELAKKTYIEPINATINNAGAIVPEAKGRKLDDLAFHARFYDYFYGAGAASMNVSYKEIFPKVDKALMSQVRKKRIGQYATYFNAGNRNRVHNIKLASQAINNYVVLPGEVFSFNKVVGQRTKEKGYLQAPIIVRGELSEGIGGGICQVSSTLFNAVDQAGLHIIQRYSHSRNVAYVPPGRDATVSWYGPDFVFQNKYAYPVLIRAIASNGSMYVTVHSFPEMEHEPRNVPSVRRTTPEEAPDAPSILNENGPTIP
- a CDS encoding MarR family winged helix-turn-helix transcriptional regulator, whose product is MNKSLHIRDLLKRLNKTFGTMATKELSQYGVTVPQLMVIREIHPDPKTIGQISKAVDLSYSTVSGIIDRLEREQLVERVRDENDRRVVWIRKTPKISELFAKVDFFSENFYKRIFHGFSDEDLDIIIQSMETLIAKLEERES
- a CDS encoding HlyD family secretion protein, whose translation is MKRKLVLYVILLLIVAGGGGIGYYYWYQGAHYVTTQDARIAGDIYRVMPKMTGKLTGLAVKEGDTVIADQIVGQQDTSNVATTMLENSVLRSPITGTVIKTQAKEGEIVSTGQSVALVIDESKLYISANLEETEIERLKLGQKVDFTIDAYPGKKLGGHLMEIGKATNSTFSLMPAANTSGNFTKVTQRIPIKIAIDDTAGLDLVAGLNAEIKVHVKEM